The sequence CTGGACGGGGTGACGCTGACGATCGAGCCCCGGGAGAAGGTCGGCGTCGTCGGGCGGTCGGGCAGCGGCAAGACGACGCTGCTCAAGCTGCTGCTCGGCTACTACCGGCTGCCGCTCGGGACGGTCGCGCTGGACGGCCGGACGATCCCGAACCGGCGGCTGGCCGCGGCGATCTCCTATGTGCCGCAGGACATCTCGCTGTTCCACCGGTCGATCCGCGACAACATCACGTACGGGGCGCCCGGGGACCTCGAGGACGCCGACGTGCACGAGGCGGCCCGCCGGGCGCACGCGCACGAGTTCATCGTCCGCGCCGCGCAGGGCTACGACACGCTGGTCGGCGAGCGGGGGATCAAGCTGTCCACCGGCCAGCGCCAGCGGATCGCGATCGCCCGCGCGCTGCTCGACCAGAAGCCGCTGCTGGTGCTGGACGAGGCGACGAGCGCCCTGGACAGCGAGAGCGAGCGGCTGGTCCAGCACGCCCTGGAGGGTCTCTGGGCGGACCGGACCGTGATCGCCGTCGCGCACCGGCTGTCCACGCTGCTGCGGATGGACCGCATCGTCGTCGTCGACAACGGCCGCATCGTCGAGCAGGGCAGCCACCAGCAGCTGCTGGACGCCCGGGGCGACTACCACCGTCTCTGGCAGCAGCAGTCCGGCGAAATGCTGGTCAGCGACTGACCGAGTCAGCTTCCCGGCCCCGGCTATTCATCGTTAAACTGCGGTGTTTCCAATAGCCGGGGTATCGGGGGGCCGAAATGACCGGGTCAGGAACTGGCGGGACGGCGTCATCGAGCCAGCCGGGTGGCAGCGCGCCTGCCCAGGACGTCAACGCGGACGGCGCGGTCTCGGCCATCGAGATGATGAGCGGCTGGATCAACAACGCCGACGGCAAGATCGGCATCCTCGCCGCGGCGCTCGCGGTCCTCGGCGGCGCGGTGGCGAAGGACAAGGACACCATCTTCCGGATGTTCGGCGATCTGACCGGGCATGGGCACGGCGCCTTCGCCGTCCGCAACGGCCTGGCCGTGGCCTTCTTCTGCCTCGGCGTGATCGCGCTCGCGGTGGCCGCCTACAGCCTCTACCGCGGGATCCGGCCGCGCACGCCGAACGACGGCCCGAGCCGCTTCTCCTATCCCCACCTGTCGACCATCACCGTCCAGGACGCGCTGGCGCTGTCCCCGGCGACCCAGCGCGAGGAGGCGTGGCGGCAGGCCCACACGCTCGCGGTCATCGCCATGGCGAAGTTCGGCAACTTCCGGCGCGCCCTCACCTTCGCCGGAATCGCCGCCCTGCTCTTCCTGGTCTGGATGTTCGTCCTGCCCAGCTGATGCCCCGGTGACCGCGACCGGGCCGGTCGTGCGCGCCGGTCCGGCGGTCAGTGGCCCCGGTCGAGCCAGCTCTGCCTCGCGGGAGCCTCCGCGCCGATGGTGGTCGCGCGGCCGTGGCCGGTGCGGACCGTCGTCGTCGCGGGCAGGCCCAGCAGCTGGCTCGTGATCGAGTCGATGATGGTCGGGAAGTCGGAGAACGACCGGCCGGTCGCGCCCGGGCCGCCCTGGAACAGCGTGTCGCCGGTGAACACCGTGTTCAGGTCGGGCGCGTGGAGGGACACGCTGCCCCAGGTGTGGCCGGGCGTGTGCAGGGCGGTCAGGGTGACCGCGTCCGCGCCGGTGCCGACGGTGAACGCCTGGCCGGCCTCGATCTCGTGGTCGGGGGCGCGGCCGGGGTGGGTGCGGTCCCACAGCTCGCGGTCGGCCGGGTGCAGCCAGATCTGGGCGCCGGTCGCGGCGGCGACCGCCAGGGCCGCGTCGACGTGGTCGTCGTGGGCGTGGGTGCACAGGATCGCCGCGAGGTGGCGGTCGCCGACCGCGGCCACGATCGCCTTCGCGTCGTGCGGGGCGTCGAGGACGACGCACTCCTCGTCATCGCCGATCAGGTAGACGTTGTTGTCCACGTTCCACCGGCCGCCGTCGAGCGAGAAGACCCCCGAGGTGATCAGGTGGTCGATCCGGACCCGCCCGCCCGGCTGCGCGCCGTGCGCCGTACGGGCCCAGGCGACCGTGCGCGCCGAGTCGCCCGCCTCCGGCGCGGCCTCGGCCCCGTTCGAGGCGGCATCGCGGGCGTCGGGGCTCCCGTCGGCCGACACGGCGGCGGACCCGTCGGCGCCGCGCTCCCCCGGGGCGCACATCAGAGCATCACCACCGAGCGCAGGACGTCGCCGCGCTTCATCGCGTCGAAGGCGGCCTCGACGTCGGTGAGGGCGATCTTCTCGGAGACGAACGTGTCCAGCGGCAGCCGGCCCTGCAGGTAGAGGTCGATGAGCATCGGGAAGTCGCGGTCGGGCAGGCAGTCGCCGTACCAGGAGGACTTCAGCCGGCCGCCGCGGCCGAAGACGTCGAGCAGCGGGAGCTCCAGCGTCATGTCCGGCGTCGGGACGCCCACGAGGACGACCGTGCCGGCGAGGTCGCGGGCGTAGAACGCCTGCTTCCAGGTCTCCGGGCGCCCGACCGCGTCGATGACGACGTCGGCGCCGAAGCCACCGGTCAGCGCCTGGATGGCGGCCACCGGGTCGCCGCTGCGTGAGTTGACCGTGTGGGTCGCGCCCAGCGTCGTCGCGAGGGCCAGCTTCCGGTCGTCCACGTCCACCGCGATGATCTTCGCGGCGCCGGCGAGACGCGCGCCGGCGATCGCGGCGCCGCCGACGCCGCCGCAGCCGATCACGGCCACGCTGTCGCCCCGGCCGACCTCGCCGGTGTTCATCGCCGCCCCGAGGCCGGCCATGACCCCGCAGCCGAGCAGGCCGGCGACCTCCGGCGGGGCGGCCGGGTCGACCTTGGTGCACTGGCCGGCGGCGACCAGCGTCGTCTCCAGGAACGCGCCGATCCCGAGCGCCGGCGACAGCGCGGTGCCGTCCTCGAGGGTCATCTTCTGGGTGGCGTTCGCGGTGTCGAAGCAGTACCAGGGCCGGCCCCGCTGGCAGGCGCGGCACTGCCCGCAGACGGCGCGCCAG is a genomic window of Pseudofrankia inefficax containing:
- a CDS encoding ABC transporter ATP-binding protein; amino-acid sequence: MGRLELRDITFAYPDNPAIRVLDGVTLTIEPREKVGVVGRSGSGKTTLLKLLLGYYRLPLGTVALDGRTIPNRRLAAAISYVPQDISLFHRSIRDNITYGAPGDLEDADVHEAARRAHAHEFIVRAAQGYDTLVGERGIKLSTGQRQRIAIARALLDQKPLLVLDEATSALDSESERLVQHALEGLWADRTVIAVAHRLSTLLRMDRIVVVDNGRIVEQGSHQQLLDARGDYHRLWQQQSGEMLVSD
- a CDS encoding Pycsar system effector family protein, which produces MTGSGTGGTASSSQPGGSAPAQDVNADGAVSAIEMMSGWINNADGKIGILAAALAVLGGAVAKDKDTIFRMFGDLTGHGHGAFAVRNGLAVAFFCLGVIALAVAAYSLYRGIRPRTPNDGPSRFSYPHLSTITVQDALALSPATQREEAWRQAHTLAVIAMAKFGNFRRALTFAGIAALLFLVWMFVLPS
- a CDS encoding S-(hydroxymethyl)mycothiol dehydrogenase, which encodes MSRQVKGVVSMRKGAPVELRTVVVPDPGPGEVSVDVKACGVCHTDFHYREGGISDDYPFLLGHEAAGVVSEVGPGVTNVVPGDYVVLNWRAVCGQCRACQRGRPWYCFDTANATQKMTLEDGTALSPALGIGAFLETTLVAAGQCTKVDPAAPPEVAGLLGCGVMAGLGAAMNTGEVGRGDSVAVIGCGGVGGAAIAGARLAGAAKIIAVDVDDRKLALATTLGATHTVNSRSGDPVAAIQALTGGFGADVVIDAVGRPETWKQAFYARDLAGTVVLVGVPTPDMTLELPLLDVFGRGGRLKSSWYGDCLPDRDFPMLIDLYLQGRLPLDTFVSEKIALTDVEAAFDAMKRGDVLRSVVML
- a CDS encoding MBL fold metallo-hydrolase, which produces MDHLITSGVFSLDGGRWNVDNNVYLIGDDEECVVLDAPHDAKAIVAAVGDRHLAAILCTHAHDDHVDAALAVAAATGAQIWLHPADRELWDRTHPGRAPDHEIEAGQAFTVGTGADAVTLTALHTPGHTWGSVSLHAPDLNTVFTGDTLFQGGPGATGRSFSDFPTIIDSITSQLLGLPATTTVRTGHGRATTIGAEAPARQSWLDRGH